The following proteins are co-located in the Apium graveolens cultivar Ventura unplaced genomic scaffold, ASM990537v1 ctg3161, whole genome shotgun sequence genome:
- the LOC141700987 gene encoding uncharacterized protein LOC141700987 isoform X1, protein MQENKAQDDSTYFLSDFFIFYIWDDIEPDYILCWAKTFNTNSSLRIDKLTSGCHFPHGCSLIESVAIKSRAGQAKVIGTIIYVGGAMLLSFYHGSKVPIGESPIHWNYVIRNSQDPSNQNNHQKYLVFVISQIASSNFEGVVQKSSVLGNERSNNVGQWE, encoded by the exons ATGCAGGAAAACAAGGCTCAGGATGACAGTACctattttctttcagatttttTTATCTTCTATATTTGG GATGACATTGAACCAGATTACATACTTTGTTGGGCTAAAACATTCAACACCAACAGTAGCTTGCGCATTGACAAACTTACTTCCGGCTGTCACTTTCCTCATGGTTGTTCCTT AATAGAGAGTGTTGCAATCAAGAGTAGAGCAGGGCAAGCGAAAGTTATAGGAACTATAATCTACGTAGGAGGTGCAATGTTGCTTTCATTCTACCATGGCTCCAAAGTTCCCATTGGAGAATCCCCAATTCACTGGAATTATGTTATACGGAATTCTCAAGATCCCTCAAACCAAAATAATCATCAAAAGTATTTGGTATTTGTAATAAGCCAGATTGCTTCAAGTAACTTTGAAGGTGTAGTGCAG AAGTCAAGTGTCCTTGgcaatgaaagatccaataatgTTGGCCAGTGGGAGTGA
- the LOC141700987 gene encoding uncharacterized protein LOC141700987 isoform X2, whose translation MQENKAQDDSTYFLSDFFIFYIWDDIEPDYILCWAKTFNTNSSLRIDKLTSGCHFPHGCSLIESVAIKSRAGQAKVIGTIIYVGGAMLLSFYHGSKVPIGESPIHWNYVIRNSQDPSNQNNHQKYLVFVISQIASSNFEGVVQSSVLGNERSNNVGQWE comes from the exons ATGCAGGAAAACAAGGCTCAGGATGACAGTACctattttctttcagatttttTTATCTTCTATATTTGG GATGACATTGAACCAGATTACATACTTTGTTGGGCTAAAACATTCAACACCAACAGTAGCTTGCGCATTGACAAACTTACTTCCGGCTGTCACTTTCCTCATGGTTGTTCCTT AATAGAGAGTGTTGCAATCAAGAGTAGAGCAGGGCAAGCGAAAGTTATAGGAACTATAATCTACGTAGGAGGTGCAATGTTGCTTTCATTCTACCATGGCTCCAAAGTTCCCATTGGAGAATCCCCAATTCACTGGAATTATGTTATACGGAATTCTCAAGATCCCTCAAACCAAAATAATCATCAAAAGTATTTGGTATTTGTAATAAGCCAGATTGCTTCAAGTAACTTTGAAGGTGTAGTGCAG TCAAGTGTCCTTGgcaatgaaagatccaataatgTTGGCCAGTGGGAGTGA